Proteins encoded by one window of Halobaculum halobium:
- a CDS encoding NUDIX hydrolase, with amino-acid sequence MSSNGDRDGDDGRDRDRDDLAWETLGSDTDYSCPGFDVRRDDVRLPDGTETDFHYVDEPQTVVILPFTPDGDVVLVEEWRQAVGRVNRGLPAGGVEDDDADLVAAARRELREETGFEAESFEQFHTVEPANGFANSVHHYVLARNCTRSTNTDLDFNESIRPVTADYDRFRDAVFAGSVRDGRAVIGVSMYEHADREHTRRD; translated from the coding sequence ATGAGCAGCAACGGCGACCGCGACGGCGACGACGGCCGCGACCGCGACCGCGACGATCTCGCGTGGGAGACGCTCGGCAGCGATACCGATTACTCGTGTCCCGGCTTCGACGTTCGCCGCGACGACGTGCGCCTGCCCGACGGCACCGAGACGGACTTCCACTACGTCGACGAGCCGCAGACGGTCGTGATCCTCCCGTTCACCCCCGACGGCGACGTGGTGCTCGTCGAGGAGTGGCGCCAGGCTGTCGGACGGGTGAACCGCGGCCTCCCCGCCGGGGGCGTCGAGGACGACGACGCGGACCTCGTCGCGGCCGCGCGACGGGAACTCCGCGAGGAGACGGGATTCGAGGCCGAGTCGTTCGAACAGTTCCACACGGTCGAGCCCGCGAACGGCTTCGCCAACTCCGTCCACCACTACGTTCTCGCGCGCAACTGCACTCGGTCGACGAACACCGACTTAGACTTCAACGAGAGCATCCGCCCGGTGACTGCGGACTACGACCGCTTCCGCGACGCCGTGTTCGCGGGGAGCGTCCGTGACGGCCGTGCAGTCATCGGCGTGTCGATGTACGAACACGCCGACCGCGAACACACGAGGCGTGACTGA
- the tgtA gene encoding tRNA guanosine(15) transglycosylase TgtA, producing MRDHFEIRDHDAAGRIGELTVPRAGVTVETPALLPVINPNIETIDPGRLRSEFGADMLITNSYIIRTTDDVRERALEEGLHDMLGFDGAIMTDSGSFQLAEYGEIDTTTTEILEFQRDIGSDIGTPVDIPTPPDASRDRAESDLDVTRQALADAEAVDVGDMLVNAPVQGSTYPDLREQAGSEAAATDLDVFPVGAVVPMMNGYRYDDMVDAVAAAKRGLSEDCPVHLFGAGHPMMFALAVALGCDLFDSAAYALMARDGRYLTVSGTEQLDDLDYLPCSCPICHEHTPDELRAANDDESEAQSASDSRAVEPQDQESLLAEHNLHVTFEELRRVKQAIRDGDLLELVEKRARGHPAMLDGYRALLDHADQLERIDSASKGTFFGLSHESADRPEVRRHHDRIARLSVPESLLCSEYGTPSDHDYDEVWRVVPPFGPFPRALSESYPLTAEVPDRTDAAAERAAGEGIRALVEANPDADVTLAHDGWGDEALAAVPASVTLEDLAADGHRDRDGDRVADAPATGGAGPAESRSESE from the coding sequence ATGCGCGACCACTTCGAGATTCGGGACCACGACGCGGCCGGGCGCATCGGGGAGTTGACCGTCCCCCGCGCCGGTGTCACCGTCGAGACGCCCGCGCTCCTCCCGGTTATCAACCCGAACATCGAGACGATCGACCCGGGCCGCCTCCGCTCGGAGTTCGGCGCGGACATGCTGATCACCAACTCTTACATCATCCGCACGACCGACGACGTGCGCGAACGGGCCTTGGAGGAGGGCCTCCACGACATGCTCGGTTTCGACGGCGCGATCATGACCGACTCGGGGAGCTTCCAGCTCGCCGAGTACGGTGAGATCGACACGACGACCACCGAGATCTTGGAGTTCCAACGCGACATCGGCAGCGACATCGGGACCCCGGTCGACATCCCAACCCCGCCGGACGCGAGCCGCGATCGGGCTGAGTCCGATCTAGACGTGACGCGCCAGGCGCTCGCGGACGCCGAGGCGGTCGACGTGGGCGACATGCTCGTCAACGCGCCCGTCCAGGGGAGTACCTACCCGGACCTTCGCGAACAGGCCGGCAGCGAAGCCGCCGCGACGGATCTGGACGTATTCCCGGTTGGCGCGGTCGTGCCGATGATGAACGGCTACCGCTACGACGACATGGTCGACGCGGTCGCCGCCGCCAAGCGCGGGCTGAGCGAGGACTGCCCGGTCCACCTGTTCGGGGCGGGCCATCCGATGATGTTCGCGCTGGCTGTCGCGCTCGGCTGCGACCTGTTCGACTCGGCAGCCTACGCGCTGATGGCGCGCGACGGCCGCTACCTCACCGTCTCGGGTACGGAGCAACTGGACGACCTCGACTACCTCCCGTGCTCGTGTCCGATCTGCCACGAGCACACGCCCGACGAGCTTCGGGCCGCGAACGACGACGAGAGCGAGGCCCAAAGCGCCTCGGATAGTCGAGCGGTGGAACCGCAAGACCAGGAGTCACTCCTGGCGGAGCACAACCTCCACGTCACCTTCGAGGAACTGCGCCGCGTGAAGCAGGCGATCCGCGACGGCGACCTGCTCGAACTCGTCGAGAAGCGCGCGCGCGGCCACCCCGCGATGCTCGACGGCTACCGCGCCCTCCTCGATCACGCCGACCAGCTGGAGCGCATCGACAGCGCCTCCAAGGGCACGTTCTTCGGGCTCTCTCACGAGTCGGCCGACCGGCCCGAAGTCCGGCGCCACCACGACCGAATCGCGCGGCTGTCGGTGCCCGAGTCCCTGCTGTGCTCGGAGTACGGCACCCCCTCCGACCACGACTACGACGAGGTGTGGCGGGTCGTGCCGCCGTTCGGTCCGTTCCCCCGCGCGCTCTCGGAGTCGTATCCGCTGACCGCGGAGGTGCCCGACCGCACCGACGCGGCCGCCGAGCGCGCCGCCGGCGAGGGGATACGAGCGCTCGTCGAGGCGAACCCGGACGCCGACGTGACGCTCGCACACGACGGCTGGGGCGACGAGGCGCTTGCCGCGGTTCCGGCGTCGGTGACGCTGGAAGACCTCGCTGCGGACGGTCACCGCGACCGCGACGGCGACCGCGTCGCCGACGCCCCGGCCACCGGCGGGGCCGGACCCGCCGAATCCCGAAGCGAAAGCGAATAA
- a CDS encoding CPBP family intramembrane glutamic endopeptidase translates to MVSLGPLQPLSARFRALDPRIQALVVAPAIGFSGIVAAGIIVLVVFVALGIVGYQPSPLVLIGLSLVLVQGISFGGVASIYLIRTDRSPLSLFRFPSLRDVVVAVVGFFGSLGILLAASTLVQQAGAPTADNEIAQFGAENPEVLLLLIPAAFIFIGPGEEILFRGVVQNRLREAFSPWVAIPLASVIFGVVHYVALTGAAPGRIVTIGILSTLTLVFGATYEYTDNLIVPSFIHGAYDAVLFAGLYVVVVYGPESQSPGETASLIIADALALLPAI, encoded by the coding sequence ATGGTCTCGCTTGGCCCGCTTCAACCGCTTTCTGCGCGGTTCAGGGCACTGGATCCGCGGATACAAGCCCTCGTCGTCGCCCCCGCGATCGGCTTCTCCGGCATCGTGGCGGCGGGGATCATCGTCCTCGTCGTGTTCGTCGCGCTGGGCATCGTCGGCTACCAGCCGTCGCCGCTGGTGCTCATCGGCCTGTCACTCGTACTCGTGCAAGGGATATCCTTCGGCGGTGTCGCCTCGATCTACTTGATCCGGACAGATCGGTCGCCGCTGTCGCTGTTTCGGTTCCCCTCGCTCCGCGACGTCGTCGTCGCCGTCGTCGGCTTCTTCGGGTCGCTGGGAATCCTGCTCGCGGCGAGCACGCTCGTCCAGCAGGCGGGCGCGCCGACCGCGGATAACGAGATCGCGCAGTTCGGGGCCGAGAACCCCGAGGTGCTCCTCTTGCTCATCCCCGCGGCGTTCATCTTCATCGGTCCCGGCGAGGAGATCCTGTTCCGCGGTGTCGTACAGAATCGACTCCGCGAGGCGTTCTCGCCGTGGGTCGCGATTCCCCTCGCGAGCGTCATCTTCGGCGTGGTCCACTACGTCGCGCTCACCGGCGCGGCCCCCGGGCGGATCGTCACGATCGGCATCCTCTCGACGCTGACGCTCGTGTTCGGCGCGACATACGAGTACACGGACAACCTCATCGTCCCGTCGTTCATCCACGGCGCCTACGACGCCGTGTTGTTCGCGGGGCTGTACGTCGTCGTCGTGTACGGTCCCGAGAGCCAGTCGCCCGGCGAGACGGCATCACTCATCATCGCTGACGCGTTGGCGCTGCTTCCGGCGATCTAA